One Sediminicola sp. YIK13 DNA segment encodes these proteins:
- a CDS encoding mechanosensitive ion channel family protein: MENNFELEDAVSKLYNKLDGWLDAIILKLPNIIMAIVVMVLFYILAKITRNLLKKLLAKTDSQKSVQDIIGKIVFVTIMLLGFFVALGVLELNKVLTSILAGAGVLGLAIGLALQGTLNNTFGGMILSFMPNLKINDFIESDGYSGFVSEINLRNIVLRQPDNNYVIIPNSNFIDGTFTNYTLSERSRISVACGVGYESNLQDVEDLVVRLITENFEQKENEAVEFFFTEFGDSSINFITRFWIDMADNKQKLAATHKAVKIIKEHFDKQNINIPFPIRTLDFGKNNLQVLVDKNGSNA; encoded by the coding sequence ATGGAAAATAATTTCGAATTAGAAGATGCCGTCTCCAAACTATACAACAAATTGGACGGATGGCTGGATGCTATCATTTTAAAGCTCCCCAATATAATCATGGCCATAGTGGTTATGGTATTGTTCTACATTTTGGCCAAAATAACCAGAAACCTTCTAAAGAAATTATTGGCAAAAACCGACAGTCAAAAATCTGTGCAGGACATTATTGGCAAGATCGTATTTGTAACCATAATGCTTCTCGGTTTTTTTGTTGCTTTGGGGGTTTTAGAACTGAACAAAGTTCTCACAAGTATCTTGGCCGGGGCGGGTGTATTAGGTCTTGCCATTGGTCTGGCCTTACAAGGCACCCTGAATAACACTTTTGGCGGTATGATCCTTTCTTTTATGCCAAACTTAAAAATTAATGATTTTATAGAATCTGACGGATATTCGGGTTTTGTTTCGGAAATCAACCTTAGAAATATTGTACTTCGACAGCCGGATAACAATTACGTGATCATACCCAATTCAAACTTCATAGATGGGACATTTACCAATTATACCCTTTCTGAAAGAAGTAGGATATCTGTTGCCTGTGGTGTTGGTTATGAAAGCAACCTCCAAGATGTTGAGGATTTGGTGGTTAGACTCATCACCGAAAATTTCGAACAAAAAGAGAATGAAGCCGTAGAGTTCTTTTTTACAGAATTTGGCGACAGTTCTATTAATTTTATAACGCGTTTCTGGATCGACATGGCCGACAATAAACAGAAATTGGCAGCAACACATAAGGCTGTTAAGATCATTAAAGAACATTTCGACAAGCAAAATATCAATATCCCATTCCCTATCAGAACATTGGATTTTGGCAAGAACAACCTACAGGTATTGGTAGACAAGAATGGGAGTAACGCTTAA
- a CDS encoding DUF5074 domain-containing protein, whose product MKSTSILTAILMLGLLMGSCSNDDSESPQEPLGAYESGILVSNEGPFGNGTGTVTFISNDLTITESSLYNKVNGEDLGNIVQSIGFDGDQAYIVANNSNKITIVNRYTFEKLGSITEGLDNPRYFASANNTGYVTNWGDPFDETDDYVAIINLQNFTVEGTIPVVLGPEDIVVKDNTIYVAHQGAYGQNNKITVIDTSTNAILETISVGDVPNSLVLDIQGNLWVLSGGNPSYTNNETAGELTKINTSSNTIVNTWEFQSTDHPGLLCTDGADLYYQLNGAVYKMNSTDNTLPSGPKFGGVSFYTMAVADGKLYGTDAKDFASQGSLTVYDLSSNNAIATLTTGIIPGGIYFN is encoded by the coding sequence ATGAAAAGCACATCAATTTTAACAGCTATTTTAATGCTCGGCCTTTTAATGGGTTCCTGCAGCAATGATGACTCTGAATCACCCCAAGAACCTTTAGGGGCCTATGAAAGTGGAATTTTGGTGTCCAATGAGGGTCCTTTTGGAAATGGCACGGGTACGGTAACTTTTATTTCCAATGACCTAACCATTACGGAAAGCTCCTTATACAATAAGGTGAATGGAGAAGATTTAGGGAATATTGTCCAGTCGATAGGATTTGATGGGGACCAAGCTTATATCGTGGCCAATAATTCCAATAAGATAACCATTGTTAATAGGTACACTTTCGAAAAATTGGGCAGTATTACTGAAGGATTGGATAATCCCAGGTATTTTGCCTCAGCAAACAATACCGGATATGTGACCAACTGGGGTGATCCGTTTGATGAGACAGATGATTATGTAGCGATCATTAATTTGCAAAACTTCACCGTGGAGGGGACTATTCCCGTTGTCTTGGGGCCAGAGGATATTGTAGTAAAGGACAATACCATTTATGTAGCGCATCAGGGGGCCTATGGTCAAAACAATAAGATTACTGTAATAGATACCAGTACCAATGCCATTTTGGAAACCATATCGGTTGGAGATGTGCCAAATTCCCTTGTTTTGGATATACAGGGTAACTTATGGGTACTTTCAGGAGGAAATCCTAGTTATACCAATAATGAAACAGCAGGGGAGCTCACAAAGATTAATACCTCTTCCAATACTATTGTAAACACATGGGAATTTCAATCTACAGATCACCCTGGACTTTTATGCACCGATGGTGCTGATCTGTACTATCAATTAAATGGAGCTGTCTACAAAATGAACTCTACAGATAATACCCTGCCTTCAGGTCCCAAATTTGGAGGGGTCTCTTTCTACACTATGGCTGTTGCCGATGGTAAACTTTATGGAACAGATGCCAAGGACTTTGCAAGTCAGGGATCTTTGACTGTATATGACTTATCTAGCAACAATGCCATTGCAACATTAACAACAGGGATCATTCCAGGAGGAATTTATTTTAATTAA
- a CDS encoding DUF4252 domain-containing protein → MKTSIKKSLLALVAVGLLAACSSNQSLQEYYVDNSDNPNFISIDIPASILNLDKAELSSEEKKAVQSLKKLNVLAFKKTSENASEFKMESAKVNAILKSDKFVELMKLKSSYGNGVVKYLGDDDAIDEVIIYGSSKDQGFALIRVLGNDMNPAHLMTLMKALQKSDYKGEELGSLQDFMKG, encoded by the coding sequence ATGAAAACATCAATAAAAAAATCCTTATTGGCATTAGTGGCCGTTGGGCTATTGGCAGCTTGTTCTTCCAATCAGAGTTTACAGGAATATTATGTGGACAATTCGGACAATCCAAATTTCATCTCTATTGATATACCTGCCAGTATTCTAAACTTGGACAAGGCGGAACTTTCATCAGAAGAAAAGAAGGCAGTACAATCATTGAAAAAGCTGAATGTATTGGCATTTAAAAAAACCTCTGAGAATGCTTCTGAATTTAAAATGGAAAGTGCAAAGGTGAATGCAATCTTGAAATCTGATAAATTCGTGGAATTGATGAAATTGAAATCATCTTATGGCAATGGGGTAGTAAAATACTTGGGCGATGACGATGCCATTGATGAGGTAATTATCTATGGTTCCAGTAAAGATCAAGGCTTTGCATTGATCAGGGTATTAGGCAATGACATGAACCCGGCCCATTTAATGACCCTCATGAAGGCCTTGCAAAAATCTGACTATAAAGGGGAAGAGCTTGGAAGCCTTCAAGATTTTATGAAAGGCTAA
- the purB gene encoding adenylosuccinate lyase: MSLNELNAISPIDGRYRSKTVTLAPYFSEEALIKYRVRVEIEYFIALCEIPLPQLQSFDHSKFDALRDIYKNFDTSDAEAIKEIEQVTNHDVKAVEYFIKKAFDVLGLQSFKEFIHFGLTSQDINNTSIPLSIKEAMNEVYVPQYMELLTKLQELADEWAAIPMLARTHGQPASPTRLGKEIEVFTTRLKEQFNLLNDIPSAAKFGGATGNYNAHKVAYPKVDWKNFGATFVQGKLGLHHSFPTTQIEHYDHMAALFDTLKRINNIILDLDRDFWTYVSMDYFKQKIKAGEVGSSAMPHKVNPIDFENSEGNLGIANAIFEHLSAKLPVSRLQRDLTDSTVLRNVGVPFGHTLIAFQSTLKGLNKLLLNKEKFEQDLENNWAVVAEAIQTILRREAYPNPYEALKGLTRTNERISQQSIASFIDTLEVAETIKTELKAITPSNYTGI; the protein is encoded by the coding sequence ATGTCATTAAACGAATTAAATGCCATATCCCCTATTGATGGGCGCTACAGAAGCAAAACAGTTACTTTGGCCCCCTATTTCTCTGAGGAGGCACTGATCAAATATAGAGTACGCGTTGAAATTGAATATTTTATCGCCCTTTGTGAAATACCTCTTCCACAATTACAATCTTTTGATCATTCAAAATTTGACGCCCTCAGGGATATCTATAAAAACTTTGATACCTCAGATGCCGAAGCCATCAAGGAAATAGAACAGGTGACCAACCACGATGTGAAGGCAGTAGAGTATTTCATTAAAAAGGCATTTGACGTATTAGGTTTGCAATCCTTTAAGGAGTTCATCCATTTTGGACTTACCTCACAGGATATAAACAACACCTCAATACCCCTTTCCATAAAAGAGGCAATGAATGAGGTATATGTTCCCCAGTATATGGAACTCCTTACCAAATTACAGGAATTGGCCGATGAATGGGCGGCAATACCTATGTTGGCAAGGACTCATGGACAGCCTGCCTCCCCAACTAGATTGGGAAAGGAAATAGAGGTTTTTACTACCAGATTAAAAGAGCAGTTCAATTTATTAAATGATATTCCGAGTGCCGCAAAATTTGGCGGTGCAACAGGTAATTACAACGCCCATAAGGTTGCCTATCCAAAGGTGGATTGGAAAAATTTTGGTGCAACCTTCGTACAGGGAAAATTAGGATTGCACCATTCCTTCCCAACTACTCAGATTGAGCATTACGACCATATGGCCGCCCTTTTCGATACGTTAAAGCGAATCAACAATATTATCCTTGATTTGGATAGGGACTTTTGGACCTATGTTTCCATGGATTATTTCAAACAAAAAATTAAAGCCGGTGAAGTTGGATCTTCGGCCATGCCACATAAGGTAAACCCTATAGATTTTGAAAACTCAGAAGGAAACCTAGGAATTGCAAATGCCATATTTGAGCATTTATCCGCAAAACTTCCAGTGTCCAGATTACAGCGCGATTTAACCGATAGTACCGTTCTGAGGAACGTAGGAGTTCCTTTTGGGCATACCTTGATCGCTTTTCAATCTACCTTAAAAGGCTTAAACAAATTATTATTGAACAAAGAAAAGTTTGAACAGGATCTGGAGAATAATTGGGCGGTAGTGGCAGAGGCCATACAGACCATATTAAGACGGGAGGCCTATCCAAATCCATATGAGGCACTAAAGGGACTCACTCGCACCAATGAAAGGATAAGCCAACAATCTATTGCCAGTTTTATTGATACTTTGGAAGTGGCAGAAACTATAAAAACTGAACTGAAAGCGATTACACCTAGCAATTATACTGGGATATAG
- a CDS encoding S41 family peptidase — translation MKKMYLLFLGIGMFLTSCSKDENLIDNPDTPDPIGTTDVTVQDFMWKSMNLWYFWQGDVSNLSDTKFSTDAEYTAFLESETDPELFFDNKLRFSEDRFSFFTNDYNELVQSFAGVSKSNGLEFGLSLYGEGNDVFGYVRYIIPNSDASTKAIQRGDIFTGVNGISLNADNYIELLFGDADSYTLNMADINNNTITPNNREVALTKFEGLVENPVFITKTIEVSGKKIGYLMYNGFTRNFDEELNNAFGSLKANGVTDLVLDFRYNPGGSVNSSRLLSSMVYGTNTNQLYIRQRWNSKIQPQLSSAQLEDYFANETGEGNAINTLNLSKVYVLATGSSASASELVMNGLDPYVDVVHIGTTTRGKNEFSITLVDNPSNSYIYSASTENKINSSNTWGVQPLVGRNENSVGFFDYTAGFTPDIELREDLSNLGQLGNVNEPLLARAIQEITGVSSKIDFTVKMPVDLISSSKMFTPIRDNMYLDKQLPTFEK, via the coding sequence ATGAAAAAGATGTATTTACTGTTCCTAGGAATAGGAATGTTCCTTACCAGTTGCAGCAAGGATGAAAATTTAATTGACAATCCAGACACTCCAGATCCAATTGGTACTACGGATGTGACTGTGCAAGATTTTATGTGGAAGTCCATGAACCTATGGTATTTCTGGCAAGGGGATGTATCCAATCTTTCCGACACCAAATTTTCTACCGATGCAGAATATACTGCTTTCTTGGAATCAGAAACAGACCCAGAGCTTTTCTTTGATAATAAATTGCGTTTTTCTGAAGATAGGTTTAGTTTCTTTACCAATGATTATAACGAATTGGTGCAATCTTTTGCAGGCGTATCTAAAAGTAATGGTTTGGAATTTGGACTGTCTTTGTATGGGGAGGGAAATGATGTTTTTGGCTACGTAAGATACATCATTCCCAATTCGGATGCTTCTACAAAAGCGATACAAAGAGGAGACATTTTTACTGGGGTCAATGGGATTTCATTAAATGCCGATAATTATATTGAACTCTTATTTGGGGATGCAGACAGTTATACCTTAAATATGGCGGACATAAACAACAACACCATCACACCTAATAATAGGGAGGTGGCCTTGACAAAGTTTGAAGGATTGGTGGAAAATCCTGTCTTCATAACCAAAACAATTGAGGTAAGTGGCAAAAAAATTGGGTACCTCATGTACAATGGCTTCACCCGCAATTTTGATGAAGAGTTGAACAATGCATTTGGCTCATTAAAAGCAAATGGAGTTACCGATCTGGTTTTAGATTTTAGATACAATCCTGGAGGTTCTGTAAATTCCTCCCGTTTATTATCCAGTATGGTATACGGCACAAATACCAACCAATTGTATATCCGACAACGTTGGAACAGTAAAATTCAACCCCAGTTGAGTTCCGCTCAACTAGAGGACTATTTTGCAAATGAAACAGGAGAAGGCAATGCCATAAATACGTTGAACTTGAGTAAGGTATATGTTTTGGCTACAGGTAGTTCAGCTTCTGCCAGTGAATTGGTAATGAATGGCTTGGATCCGTATGTTGACGTGGTACACATAGGGACAACTACAAGGGGTAAAAATGAGTTCTCCATTACCTTGGTCGATAACCCCTCCAATAGTTACATCTATAGTGCTTCCACGGAAAACAAAATCAATTCTAGTAACACATGGGGAGTACAGCCCCTGGTGGGCAGGAATGAAAACTCCGTTGGATTCTTTGATTATACGGCAGGTTTTACGCCAGATATTGAGCTTCGTGAAGACTTGAGCAATCTTGGACAACTTGGTAATGTGAACGAGCCTTTGTTGGCAAGAGCAATACAAGAAATCACTGGAGTATCGAGTAAAATTGATTTTACGGTTAAAATGCCGGTTGACCTAATAAGCAGTTCTAAAATGTTTACGCCCATTCGCGATAACATGTATTTGGACAAACAGCTTCCTACTTTTGAAAAATAA
- a CDS encoding FecCD family ABC transporter permease has protein sequence MQSPKTYKLPFTLLLTVLILSFFVNISLGSVAIPFIDTLKSIINEPVTNEAWSYIIWNYRIPKAFTAVLVGSGLALSGLLMQTLFRNPLAGPFVLGISSGASLGAALLIMGSSLFTGLLSFGLVSDVSLAIVSSIGSFLVLLAVMAVASKVKDTMALLIIGLMFGSITAAVVSVLSYFTNAEKLQQYIYWSFGSLGNLSWSQLGLLFVILAIGVLLSIVAIKSLNAMLLGENYARSLGVDIIKKRFLIILATGLLAGGITAFAGPIAFVGLAVPHLTRQIFNTTDHKILVPAVVLYGAILMLVCDTIAQLPTSANVLPINAITSIIGAPVVIWLLVRKRNMVF, from the coding sequence ATGCAGTCACCAAAAACATATAAACTACCTTTTACCTTATTGCTCACGGTGTTGATCCTTAGCTTTTTTGTCAATATTAGTTTGGGATCTGTGGCAATTCCTTTTATAGATACCCTAAAATCCATTATTAATGAGCCAGTTACCAATGAGGCATGGAGTTATATTATCTGGAACTATAGAATTCCAAAAGCATTTACTGCAGTGTTGGTGGGAAGTGGACTTGCCCTAAGTGGCTTGCTTATGCAGACCCTCTTTCGTAATCCTTTGGCCGGACCTTTTGTTTTGGGCATCAGCTCTGGTGCAAGTTTGGGCGCAGCTTTGCTTATCATGGGTTCTTCCCTATTCACCGGCTTATTATCCTTTGGCCTGGTCAGTGATGTTTCTTTGGCCATCGTATCTAGTATTGGTAGTTTTTTAGTGCTATTGGCAGTAATGGCCGTCGCTTCTAAAGTAAAGGATACCATGGCGCTATTAATTATTGGATTAATGTTCGGCAGTATCACTGCAGCAGTAGTTAGCGTATTGTCCTATTTTACAAATGCTGAAAAACTACAGCAGTATATTTATTGGTCTTTTGGTAGCTTAGGGAACCTCTCGTGGTCACAACTAGGGCTTCTGTTCGTAATCCTTGCTATTGGTGTCTTACTGAGTATTGTGGCCATCAAATCTTTAAATGCCATGCTTCTGGGGGAAAACTATGCCCGTAGCCTAGGGGTGGACATTATAAAGAAGAGATTTTTAATTATTCTTGCTACGGGATTGCTCGCAGGAGGAATTACCGCATTTGCTGGTCCCATTGCATTTGTGGGTCTTGCAGTGCCCCACTTGACAAGGCAAATTTTTAATACCACTGACCATAAAATATTGGTTCCCGCTGTAGTTTTATATGGCGCAATCTTAATGTTGGTCTGTGATACCATTGCACAATTACCAACCTCAGCCAATGTGCTGCCAATTAATGCGATAACTTCCATTATTGGTGCCCCCGTGGTCATCTGGTTATTGGTCAGAAAAAGAAATATGGTATTTTAA
- a CDS encoding DUF4252 domain-containing protein has protein sequence MKKIFAILGVALLPFAGFSQSMFDKYEDLDKVSAVVVNESMFKLLSKIEVNVEEPEAKDFMEIAKSIKNLKVFITEDKGISADMKLSVDKYLKTTSLVELMRVKDKDANVKFYIKSGKDDDHVSELLMFVTGINNANMDVNGRKVETVLLSLTGDIDLNKINSLTKKMNLPQELNKAGKNNKK, from the coding sequence ATGAAAAAGATTTTCGCAATACTAGGAGTAGCATTATTGCCCTTTGCAGGATTTTCACAGTCCATGTTCGATAAATATGAAGATTTGGATAAAGTGAGCGCAGTGGTGGTCAATGAGAGCATGTTCAAATTATTGAGCAAAATAGAAGTAAATGTTGAAGAGCCCGAGGCTAAGGATTTTATGGAAATAGCCAAGAGTATCAAAAACTTAAAGGTGTTTATTACAGAAGACAAGGGCATATCTGCCGATATGAAATTATCTGTGGACAAGTACCTAAAAACAACGTCTTTGGTAGAACTTATGCGGGTAAAGGATAAGGATGCCAACGTTAAATTTTATATTAAAAGCGGTAAGGACGATGATCATGTAAGTGAATTGCTCATGTTTGTGACCGGCATTAACAATGCGAATATGGATGTTAATGGCCGTAAGGTTGAAACCGTATTACTTTCCTTGACAGGGGATATTGACTTAAATAAAATCAATTCCTTGACCAAGAAGATGAATCTGCCCCAAGAATTGAACAAGGCAGGCAAAAACAATAAAAAGTAA
- a CDS encoding RNA polymerase sigma factor, whose amino-acid sequence MKQGEFLNVVMPFKDKLYRLAKRLLISKEEAEDATQEILLKLWAKKANMSNYNNVEAFAMTMTKNFCLDRLKSKQAGNLKLVHSNYKDENTSLQSQLEAIDSVDWVQKIMEDLPAQQKLVLQLRDVEQYELNEVGELLDMKPTAVRVALSRARKEVREKLKEKHNYGIG is encoded by the coding sequence ATGAAACAAGGAGAATTTTTAAATGTGGTGATGCCTTTTAAGGATAAGCTATATCGATTGGCCAAGCGTTTGCTGATTTCAAAGGAGGAAGCGGAGGATGCCACTCAGGAAATTTTACTAAAGCTATGGGCTAAAAAAGCCAACATGTCCAATTATAATAATGTCGAGGCTTTTGCGATGACGATGACAAAGAATTTTTGTCTTGACCGCTTAAAGTCGAAACAAGCTGGAAATTTAAAGCTCGTACACAGTAATTATAAAGATGAAAATACATCATTACAAAGTCAGTTGGAAGCCATAGACAGCGTTGATTGGGTTCAAAAAATAATGGAAGATCTGCCCGCACAACAGAAGCTGGTATTACAATTGCGAGATGTTGAGCAATATGAACTGAATGAAGTGGGAGAGTTGTTGGATATGAAACCAACCGCAGTACGGGTAGCCTTGTCAAGGGCCAGAAAAGAGGTAAGAGAAAAATTAAAAGAAAAACACAACTATGGAATTGGATAG
- a CDS encoding ABC transporter substrate-binding protein encodes MKTLRYLLFLLVFWSCKQEPKEKIRLSIPSEVVTIAHAKGFAINKSPGGITTIKITSPWPNAEAAFTYALIPKEKLASITLNKDEYDAIIATPIEKIVVTSTTHIPALEALGVENTLIGFPNTEYISSEKTRNRISKNQVQELGNNEVINTEMVIALQPDVVVGFSIDNRNKAYSTIQNSNVPVVYNGDWTEETPLGKAEWIKFFAPFYHLEKKADSIFTAIKTNYDQAKKLALKAQVKPSVLSGALYKDVWYLPGGKSWASNFIADANAHYLWQDSAETGSLSLSLESVLDTAQEADFWISPSQYTSYGQLEEGNRHYTQFKAFKERKIYTFANTTGATGGLLYYELAPNRPDLVLKDLIHIFHPELLPGYQPFFFKPLE; translated from the coding sequence TTGAAAACTCTTCGCTATCTGCTATTTCTATTGGTTTTTTGGTCCTGCAAACAGGAACCAAAAGAAAAAATCCGATTATCCATACCTTCTGAAGTCGTTACTATTGCCCATGCCAAAGGCTTTGCCATCAACAAATCCCCAGGAGGTATTACCACCATTAAAATAACCTCTCCCTGGCCCAATGCCGAAGCTGCATTTACTTATGCTTTGATTCCTAAAGAAAAACTGGCATCTATTACTTTGAACAAAGATGAATATGACGCCATAATTGCTACCCCCATTGAAAAGATTGTGGTAACATCCACCACCCATATTCCCGCATTGGAGGCACTGGGTGTGGAAAACACCCTTATTGGTTTTCCCAATACAGAATACATCTCTTCGGAAAAGACTAGAAACCGAATTTCAAAGAATCAAGTGCAGGAATTGGGCAACAATGAAGTTATCAATACAGAAATGGTCATAGCCCTGCAACCAGATGTGGTGGTAGGCTTTAGCATAGACAACCGTAACAAAGCATATAGTACCATACAAAATTCTAACGTTCCAGTCGTTTACAATGGGGATTGGACAGAAGAAACCCCTCTGGGAAAAGCGGAGTGGATCAAATTTTTTGCACCTTTTTACCATCTTGAAAAAAAGGCGGATTCAATCTTTACTGCCATTAAAACTAATTACGACCAAGCCAAAAAATTGGCGCTGAAGGCACAAGTTAAACCTAGTGTTTTAAGTGGGGCACTTTACAAGGATGTGTGGTATTTACCTGGAGGAAAAAGTTGGGCTTCCAATTTTATCGCTGATGCCAATGCCCATTATTTATGGCAAGATTCAGCCGAAACCGGTAGTTTGTCCCTAAGTCTGGAAAGTGTCCTGGATACGGCACAAGAGGCTGATTTTTGGATTTCCCCTTCCCAATACACCTCCTATGGCCAATTGGAGGAAGGAAATAGACATTACACCCAATTTAAAGCATTTAAAGAAAGGAAGATCTACACATTTGCCAATACTACCGGAGCTACCGGTGGACTCCTATATTACGAATTGGCACCAAATAGGCCAGATTTGGTCTTAAAAGATCTCATCCATATCTTCCATCCAGAATTATTACCGGGTTATCAACCTTTCTTTTTTAAACCCTTGGAATAA
- a CDS encoding TonB-dependent receptor, with amino-acid sequence MKTKQLLLILPLLCFSIGMAQQSNIIALDEVILSDAKLKYFSKGLKVEVLTDSTMNRNGSTLTNLLQFNSNIYFKENGFGMVSSASFRGTNASQTAVVWNGININSQLTGQTDFNTIIPQNYNSVSIRSGGGSVQYGSGAIGGSILLNDSFLFEKHFCNTLQLGYGSFNTKRVDYRTAYGSSKLSLNFGVNYNASDNDYKYLGTDRKNENGAFNTLNINASLGYLISNSQLLKFYHTAFFGDRNFSGTLTAPSNDNYRDVNARSLVEWSHFNETKVQRLKFAHLYERYRYYFNRERPEFSFGRTNSYILNYDAKYELGRVTLNGIGELSTIVAEGTSIENATRNQATGTFMFSHEVTNTFNYGLNIRQELVTDYQSPLLVSFDSKYQVSKSYDINFNASKNYRIPTFNDLYWSGAGAIGNKDLIPETSKQAELGQNISGNKYKLNLTAFYIASDNLIQWRPDNSGIFSPRNVKEAEQYGAELALELQQTWGKHQLRLKNLYAYTKSLDKETKNQLIYVPEHQFTSNLAYQIQSWDFYYQWLYNGPVFITTDNSEKLSGYHVSNIGLEHNFPLSKKIDCTLGLKVNNIFNENYQNVAYRPMPNRNFNFQFITKF; translated from the coding sequence ATGAAAACAAAGCAGCTACTATTAATTTTACCACTCCTGTGCTTTTCGATAGGTATGGCCCAGCAGAGCAATATTATTGCTCTGGATGAAGTGATTTTGAGCGATGCGAAATTAAAATATTTTTCAAAAGGGCTAAAGGTTGAAGTCCTCACCGATTCCACTATGAATAGAAACGGCTCTACCTTGACCAACCTTTTGCAATTTAACTCCAATATATACTTTAAGGAAAATGGCTTTGGCATGGTCTCCTCGGCTTCCTTTAGGGGTACAAATGCCTCTCAAACGGCGGTTGTCTGGAACGGTATTAATATCAATTCCCAATTGACGGGGCAGACCGACTTCAATACCATAATTCCACAAAATTATAATTCAGTGTCCATTAGAAGTGGAGGGGGAAGCGTGCAATACGGTAGTGGGGCTATTGGCGGTAGCATCTTGCTCAACGATTCCTTTCTCTTCGAAAAACATTTTTGCAATACCCTGCAATTGGGATATGGTAGTTTTAATACCAAAAGGGTGGATTATAGGACCGCATATGGTTCCTCTAAGCTTTCTTTGAATTTTGGTGTTAATTACAACGCTTCCGATAACGACTACAAGTATTTGGGTACGGACAGAAAAAATGAAAACGGAGCTTTTAATACGCTCAATATAAATGCATCCCTTGGCTATTTAATTTCAAACTCTCAATTATTAAAGTTTTATCACACGGCGTTTTTTGGTGATAGGAACTTCTCAGGGACATTGACAGCTCCTTCTAATGACAATTATAGGGATGTTAATGCACGTTCCTTGGTGGAATGGAGCCATTTTAATGAAACTAAAGTACAGCGTCTTAAGTTCGCACATTTGTACGAAAGATATCGGTATTACTTCAATAGGGAAAGACCAGAATTTTCTTTTGGTCGCACCAACTCCTATATTCTGAACTATGATGCCAAATATGAATTGGGAAGAGTTACTTTGAATGGAATAGGGGAGTTAAGTACCATAGTTGCAGAAGGCACCAGCATAGAAAATGCAACAAGAAACCAAGCCACCGGTACTTTTATGTTTTCCCATGAAGTAACCAACACATTCAATTACGGACTCAACATTAGACAAGAACTGGTGACCGATTATCAGAGTCCCTTATTAGTATCCTTTGATAGCAAGTACCAAGTATCTAAATCGTACGATATCAATTTTAATGCCTCCAAAAATTATAGGATTCCCACCTTTAACGATCTGTATTGGTCCGGTGCTGGTGCTATAGGGAACAAAGATCTAATTCCAGAAACTTCAAAGCAGGCAGAATTGGGACAGAACATTAGTGGAAATAAATACAAGTTAAATTTAACTGCATTTTATATAGCATCTGATAACCTGATACAATGGAGGCCAGATAATTCCGGGATTTTTAGTCCAAGAAACGTTAAAGAAGCAGAGCAATATGGGGCCGAGTTGGCACTGGAATTACAACAGACTTGGGGCAAGCACCAACTTCGATTAAAGAATTTATATGCCTATACCAAATCTCTGGATAAGGAAACCAAGAACCAATTGATCTATGTGCCGGAACACCAATTCACTTCCAACTTGGCATATCAGATTCAAAGCTGGGATTTTTACTATCAGTGGTTGTACAATGGACCTGTTTTTATCACAACGGATAACAGTGAAAAGCTCTCGGGATATCATGTATCCAATATTGGGTTGGAGCATAATTTCCCGCTATCAAAAAAGATAGATTGCACCCTAGGACTAAAGGTCAACAATATTTTTAATGAAAACTACCAAAATGTGGCCTATAGGCCTATGCCCAATAGAAATTTCAATTTTCAATTCATAACTAAATTTTAA